One Etheostoma cragini isolate CJK2018 chromosome 18, CSU_Ecrag_1.0, whole genome shotgun sequence DNA window includes the following coding sequences:
- the LOC117961966 gene encoding low choriolytic enzyme-like, with the protein MDLRTTVSLLLLLLLGLCNAEDDTYHDADDEIRVDHSDTEELTKTILRMNNGSSDFLLEGDVMIPTTRNAMKCLQGKNSCLWPKSANGNVEVPYVLSNSYDNTEVNEIQRAMKSIQSKTCIRFIPHRNQEAYLSLEPRYGCASLMGRTGGKQVVSLQRSGCVSAGIIQHELLHSLGFYHEHTRSDRDTYIKINWDNINEVFANNFQKQDTNNLNTPYDYSSIMHYGRTAFAKPGLDSIIPIPDSSVPIGQRSDLSKLDILRVNKLYQC; encoded by the exons ATGGACCTCAGAACAACGGTTtctctgcttctgctgctgcttctgggCCTCTGTAACGCTGAGGATGACACT tatCATGATGCTGATGATG AGATCAGAGTGGATCATTCTGACACAGAAGAGTTGACAAAAACTATTCTGAGAATGAACAATG GATCTAGTGATTTTCTGCTGGAAGGAGACGTGATGATTCCCACAACCAGGAATGCTATGAAGTGCTTACAAGGAAAAAACAGCTGCCTGTGGCCGAAGTCTGCTAACGGGAATGTGGAAGTCCCTTATGTTTTAAGCAACAGTTACG ACAACACCGAAGTAAATGAGATACAACGTGCCATGAAGAGCATTCAAAGCAAAACCTGCATTCGCTTCATTCCACATCGGAATCAGGAGGCGTACTTAAGCCTTGAACCAAGATATGG CTGTGCTTCTTTAATGGGTCGTACTGGAGGCAAGCAGGTGGTGTCACTGCAGAGGTCCGGCTGCGTAAGTGCTGGCATTATCCAGCACGAACTGCTGCACTCGCTGGGTTTCTACCACGAACACACTCGCAGCGACCGTGACACCTATATCAAAATCAACTGGGATAATATCAATGAAG TTTTTGCCAACAACTTCCAAAAGCAGGACACAAATAATCTCAACACTCCGTATGACTACTCTTCTATAATGCACTAtggaag AACTGCCTTCGCAAAACCTGGATTGGATTCCATTATTCCCATTCCTGACTCCTCTGTTCCAATTGGGCAGAGAAGTGACCTGTCCAAACTCGACATTCTCAGGGTCAACAAGCTCTACCAGTGCTGA